The following coding sequences are from one uncultured Devosia sp. window:
- a CDS encoding RT0821/Lpp0805 family surface protein, with protein MNRIALFAAPLLALTLAACSSTGPTQMSQAPVATTPVISQPLVPTPAQTTQQALLTTSVSNGFVDAAALSAMSAKDSAAANSAQFYALQFGRPGAPRAWAGEAGTSGSVAVGPYVRVNNLDCRDFTHTVKAGGQEYIKKGTACREQNGNWAVVQGAA; from the coding sequence ATGAACCGTATCGCTCTTTTCGCCGCTCCGCTGCTTGCCTTGACCCTTGCCGCCTGCTCCAGCACCGGCCCAACCCAGATGTCGCAAGCCCCGGTGGCGACGACCCCGGTGATCTCGCAGCCGCTGGTGCCGACCCCGGCCCAGACCACGCAGCAGGCGCTGCTGACCACCAGCGTGTCCAATGGTTTTGTCGACGCGGCCGCCCTGTCCGCCATGTCGGCCAAGGACTCGGCTGCTGCCAATAGCGCCCAGTTCTATGCGCTGCAGTTCGGCCGTCCCGGCGCCCCGCGCGCCTGGGCTGGCGAAGCCGGAACCTCCGGCTCGGTCGCCGTGGGCCCCTATGTCCGCGTCAACAATCTCGATTGCCGCGACTTCACGCACACCGTGAAGGCCGGTGGCCAGGAATATATCAAGAAGGGCACCGCCTGCCGCGAACAGAACGGCAATTGGGCCGTCGTTCAGGGCGCTGCATAA
- a CDS encoding HAMP domain-containing sensor histidine kinase has protein sequence MATKSQGTSLRKGSIAASLFWLSAGWLVVALVATGFLLTDLYSRALDTSLSESLDFQVESLTGSLLETGDPTSSAITLSDPRFDRPRSGWYWAIRDANGTLYNLSTSAVGIDMPVLDGERDSRGRRTEVLDDAFGTRMRVVERTVTVAPTTYQIVVTGNLSEILDLVGDFRGQAFIVLGAVGVMLAIMSAIVARFAMRPIDKLSAAIESVREGESVTLGGTYPREIAPLAEEVNELLRSNAQIIERARNQVGNLAHGLKTPIAVLRNEAASKQGALADVVLGESEKMSTIVATYLERARLAARTSVVGKKADAAMILERLTRVMRKIHPEVSIAFQASDPNLPWFRGDEADLEEMAGNLLDNACKWSKGQVRVALSSERGETGAMLLVQIEDNGAGLSEEDARKVLRRGVRLDEKTPGTGLGLDIVKELVDVYGGSLELKRAALGGLQVDLRLPTARLGTASKLNAT, from the coding sequence TGGCTAGTCGTGGCGCTGGTGGCGACCGGCTTCCTGCTGACGGACCTTTATTCGCGCGCGCTGGATACGTCGCTGTCGGAATCGCTGGATTTTCAGGTCGAGAGCCTGACCGGTTCGCTGCTGGAAACGGGCGATCCGACCAGCAGCGCGATTACGCTCAGCGATCCGCGTTTCGACCGTCCGCGCTCGGGCTGGTATTGGGCGATCCGCGATGCCAATGGAACGCTCTACAATCTCTCCACCTCTGCGGTGGGCATCGACATGCCCGTGCTCGATGGCGAGCGCGATAGCCGCGGGCGGCGCACCGAAGTGCTGGACGATGCCTTTGGCACGCGCATGCGCGTGGTGGAGCGGACGGTCACTGTGGCCCCCACCACCTACCAGATCGTCGTCACCGGTAACCTGAGCGAAATTCTCGATCTCGTCGGCGACTTCCGCGGTCAGGCCTTTATCGTGCTGGGTGCCGTGGGCGTGATGCTGGCCATCATGAGCGCCATCGTCGCCCGCTTCGCCATGCGGCCCATCGACAAGCTGAGCGCCGCCATTGAAAGCGTGCGCGAAGGCGAGAGCGTGACCCTCGGCGGCACCTATCCGCGCGAGATTGCCCCATTGGCCGAAGAGGTCAACGAACTGCTGCGCTCCAATGCGCAGATCATCGAGCGGGCGCGCAACCAGGTCGGCAATCTGGCCCATGGGCTCAAGACCCCGATCGCCGTGCTGCGCAACGAGGCCGCATCCAAGCAGGGGGCGCTGGCCGATGTGGTGCTGGGCGAAAGCGAGAAGATGAGCACCATCGTCGCCACCTATCTCGAACGGGCCAGGCTTGCTGCCCGTACCTCGGTGGTTGGCAAGAAAGCCGATGCCGCAATGATCCTTGAACGGCTGACGCGGGTGATGCGCAAGATCCATCCCGAGGTCAGCATCGCCTTCCAGGCGTCCGATCCCAATTTGCCATGGTTCCGCGGCGACGAGGCCGATCTTGAGGAGATGGCGGGCAATCTGCTCGACAATGCCTGCAAGTGGTCCAAGGGCCAGGTGCGGGTGGCGCTCTCGTCCGAACGCGGTGAAACGGGCGCCATGCTGCTGGTGCAGATCGAGGACAATGGCGCGGGTCTGAGCGAAGAAGACGCCCGGAAAGTGTTGCGCCGCGGTGTCAGGTTGGACGAGAAAACGCCCGGCACAGGTCTCGGGCTCGATATCGTCAAGGAACTGGTGGACGTCTATGGCGGCAGTCTGGAGCTGAAACGCGCGGCTTTGGGGGGCTTGCAGGTCGATCTGCGTCTGCCGACAGCGCGTCTTGGCACTGCTTCCAAACTCAATGCAACTTGA